The DNA sequence TTGGATACTGACTCTGCCCCTGTCTGAGATTTCTGAACCCTCACATCGAGTTTCACAACCTTTTGGACTCCCGGGATTCTTAAATGAAGCCCTTCACTGAAAACATCCGACTGCACAGCCCCAAAATTAAGCACCACACCCCTCTCCCCGGGCCCAACCATAATAAAAGGATTAACAATGAAAAATACAATCAATACAACAACAATCGCAACAATCACCCTTGTCATATTTTTAACCTGCTTCCCCTTTTCCTTCATTATACTAATAACGCTCTGATCCATAGTATCTGCCCTCCTTCAAATTTCTCTTAGTTTAATAATGGAATCACCGTAAAAACACAATCTATTCGAATCTTTTCACAATTTTTTTGAAAACATACATGAATCTGTTGTATATTCTCAACAATTCAAATAGAAACTCCTGTCTGCTACAGGCAGGGATGGACCATTTAAGGGGTGTATTGTGGATTATGGCGATTATGAAGGTGTAATGGGGCTTGAGGTTCATGCCCATCTATTGACGGACAGCAAAATCTTCTGTGGGTGCTCAACAAAATTCGGCGCAGAACCAAATAGCCACACCTGCCCTACCTGCATGGGACTACCTGGCGCCTTGCCTGTCCT is a window from the Pseudomonadota bacterium genome containing:
- a CDS encoding SPFH domain-containing protein, with the translated sequence MDQSVISIMKEKGKQVKNMTRVIVAIVVVLIVFFIVNPFIMVGPGERGVVLNFGAVQSDVFSEGLHLRIPGVQKVVKLDVRVQKSQTGAESVSKDLQDTHSTIAVNYHILPEKANWVYQNLGREYKD